In the Leishmania mexicana MHOM/GT/2001/U1103 complete genome, chromosome 31 genome, one interval contains:
- a CDS encoding putative iron superoxide dismutase, whose amino-acid sequence MPFAVKPLPYPHDALASKGMSKEQVTFHHEKHHKGYAVKLNAAAESNSQLASKSLLEVIKSEKGPTFNCAAQIFNHDFFWQCLSPNGGGEPSGNLAKLIVECFGSFEHFKKEFTTAANGHFGSGWVWLVKDTSSGKLKVLQTHDAGCPLTEPNLVPILTCDVWEHAYYIDYRNDRAAYVTAFWNMVNWGFASNQL is encoded by the coding sequence ATGCCGTTCGCTGTTAAGCCGCTACCGTACCCCCACGACGCGCTCGCGTCGAAGGGCATGTCGAAGGAGCAGGTCACCTTCCATCACGAGAAGCACCACAAGGGGTACGCCGTGAAGCTGAACGCTGCCGCGGAGTCCAATTCGCAACTTGCGTCGAAGTCGCTGCTGGAAGTAATCAAGTCTGAGAAGGGCCCCACCTTCAACTGTGCGGCTCAGATCTTCAACCACGACTTCTTCTGGCAGTGCCTGTCGCCgaacggcggtggcgagccGTCTGGAAATTTGGCGAAGTTGATCGTCGAATGTTTCGGCAGCTTCGAGCACTTCAAGAAGGAATTCACGACTGCGGCCAACGGTCATTTTGGCTCCGGCTGGGTGTGGCTCGTGAAGGACACGTCGAGTGGCAAGCTGAAGGTGCTCCAGACGCACGACGCGGGCTGCCCGCTCACGGAGCCCAACCTTGTGCCCATTTTGACGTGTGATGTATGGGAGCACGCGTACTACATCGACTACAGGAACGACCGTGCGGCCTACGTGACCGCATTTTGGAACATGGTGAACTGGGGCTTCGCCTCTAACCAGCTTTAA
- a CDS encoding putative iron superoxide dismutase, which translates to MPFAVKPLPYPHDALASKGMSKEQVTFHHEKHHKGYAVKLNAAAESNSQLASKSLLEVIKSEKGPTFNCAAQIFNHDFFWRCLSPRGGSKPHGQIASAIVECFGSFEHFKKEFTTAANGHFGSGWVWLVKDTSSGKLKVLQTHDAGCPLTEPNLVPILTCDVWEHAYYIDYRNDRAAYVTAFWNMVNWSHANHCYRAAGGSHHVNSDL; encoded by the coding sequence ATGCCGTTCGCTGTTAAGCCGCTACCGTACCCCCACGACGCGCTCGCGTCGAAGGGCATGTCGAAGGAGCAGGTCACCTTCCATCACGAGAAGCACCACAAGGGGTACGCCGTGAAGCTGAACGCTGCCGCGGAGTCCAATTCGCAACTTGCGTCGAAGTCGCTGCTGGAAGTAATCAAGTCTGAGAAGGGCCCCACCTTCAACTGTGCGGCTCAGATCTTCAACCACGACTTCTTCTGGCGGTGCCTGTCGCCGCGCGGCGGGTCAAAGCCGCACGGACAAATCGCGAGCGCGATCGTCGAATGTTTCGGCAGCTTCGAGCACTTCAAGAAGGAATTCACGACTGCGGCCAACGGTCATTTTGGCTCCGGCTGGGTGTGGCTCGTGAAGGACACGTCGAGTGGCAAGCTGAAGGTGCTCCAGACGCACGACGCGGGCTGCCCGCTCACGGAGCCCAACCTTGTGCCCATTTTGACGTGTGATGTATGGGAGCACGCGTACTACATCGACTACAGGAACGACCGTGCGGCCTACGTGACCGCATTTTGGAACATGGTGAACTGGTCGCACGCCAACCACTGCTACAGGGCCGCTGGCGGCTCCCACCACGTCAACAGTGATCTGTAA
- a CDS encoding putative rab11B GTPase has translation MTAEVKVLKPKIVFDNRPDEARKPIKLILLGDSAVGKSKLVERFLMQRYIPVQMSTYALTLYRYDFVTEDGEEVDVDIWDTAGQERFATVHPSYYHDAHACILVFDSTRKATYKNLEKWLSEMRVYREHIPCLVACNKIDTDPSVTTKSFAFAEKHNFPLYYVSAADGTNVVQLFESAISTAAAYKKNPAKDDFMTQVIGILKEDKTAAGAAAVSS, from the coding sequence AACCGCCCTGATGAGGCTCGCAAGCCCATCAAGCTCATCCTGCTCGGCGATAGTGCGGTGGGCAAGTCAAAGCTGGTCGAGCGCTTCTTGATGCAGCGGTACATCCCTGTGCAGATGTCCACCTACGCGCTCACCCTGTACCGCTACGACTTCGTGACAGAAGATggtgaggaggtggacgTGGACATTTGGGACACCGCCGGGCAGGAGCGCTTTGCCACGGTTCACCCGAGTTACTATCACGACGCACACGCTTGTATCCTTGTCTTTGACAGCACACGCAAGGCGACCTACAAAAACTTAGAAAAGTGGCTCTCCGAGATGCGCGTCTACCGTGAGCACATTCCGTGCCTTGTAGCGTGCAACAAGATCGACACCGATCCGTCTGTCACAACAAAGAGTTTTGCTTTCGCTGAAAAACACAACTTTCCGCTGTACTACGTCTCCGCCGCTGATGGTACCAACGTGGTGCAGCTCTTCGAAAGCGCTATTTCCACGGCGGCCGCATACAAGAAGAATCCTGCGAAGGACGACTTCATGACACAGGTGATCGGCATTCTGAAGGAGGACAAGAcagccgccggtgccgcagcagtgtCATCGTAG